Part of the Oreochromis aureus strain Israel breed Guangdong linkage group 20, ZZ_aureus, whole genome shotgun sequence genome, CCAATAACCAGCACACAAATTCCAGCCACCCATTCATCACCATCCTAAACTCTGGGCTTGTCTTTGTCATCACGCATGTACTGATATATATGTGGTATGGGTAAGAAGTCTTAATCGGTATGAAATTATTTTGACAAAGCTGACCATTTATCTAAATTGGATGCTGTTCAAAAGCCATCATCTTCCTCTATTACAGTGGAGAGGATATGAATTTAGTTAACAGCTTCAAGGGCAACAACGCGCAAGTCCTGCAGTAAAACCTTGCTCGTGTATTAGGAGGCAGAATCAGCGTGATAGAACCTTATGAAGAAATAGGAGTTACCCAGGAGGCTATTCTACATTGAAAAGAACAATGTCAAGAAATATTTACTCTGATTATTAACATACAGTACTTTAAAACATAAGTCTGGGTGTCAATGATTTATATGCTATACAACATGCTATGCTTTGAGATTATGGTCTCTGGCTCCAACACTGGATTACATGTAACAGTTTCTCATTATtagtcaaagaaaagaaaaaaaaaaagaacaggaaaTACTTCTGTCAACTTGACAATTACATACACTGCTACAATTTCCCCAAGACTGCATTAGATCTTTAGTTTTGATTTTAACTGTCAGAGAACACAAAGTCACACCCATGATACTGTCACATCAACAATAACCATAACGCATAAATATGATGATGGATCACTTTGGTATCACCAAGCAACACCCATGTGGCGGGTTAGAAAGCTGACTTCTGCTATATATGGTCGTCCACTATAGCCAAGGTACAGAAAAAGTTGTGTGTCGCCTGTGAGAGCTCGGAGTGTtaaaccaaacattttttttaaccagctaGACACTGGGTGGGTCACCAGAAAGATGGCGTCATCACAGAGGCAACAGATGGCTAGTGTGTCCGCAGTGGAAGAATGGGTGGGTGGCCAACATCCAAACTACAAACCAAGCGAGATCCACACATAACACACGTACGATTTACCAGAGGTAAAACCTTCTCGCCACAAAACGtctcaaaagaaaacacaactcTTAAAATGCCCTAATAAGTAGAAATGGTGCGCCCAAGTACAACTGACGCCTTCTAAAGCGTACAAAATGACAAGAAATATGAATTTTAGGTTTTAAAGAAACTGCAACGCTCGTTCATACCGCCCTTCTTATCTTTAACTCGTTACGGGAAAATTATAACCCGCTTAACAGCCATACTAACAGACAGTCAAAAAAGAGACGCCGGAGAACCGCCTGATCAGCCGAGGCAAGTCAGGAAAATCGCCTCATTGTTTGGTTAAGACTCGACAATCTAGGCCAATCTTTGCGGTTCCATTTATAAGCCTTGCTAAGTTTGCACAGTTTGTAAACAGTGCCCGGTAGAGCCTGACAATTTTCTTTAGGGGGAGGCGGGGGTCGAAAGACTTTCTACGATAAGCACACACTAGTTTTTTCTTCAGCACAACTGAACAGCAACTGCGGAAGCGGCACTAAAATAGAGGTCGGCTCGGGGAAAGGCTAACTCAGCTACCGTAAGCTAACATCGCTAGCTTTTAGCTTCGCTAGCACGGCCTCGCTCAGCTCCGggcaactttaaaaaatatttccatcacttttaaaaataacagtgcGAAAGAAACAACATTTCATCAAAGTCGGATATCGCAGAAAGTTGTTTACCTTCAGTTTATGTGCCTAGCAGTTgggtttttcagtgtttctcgGACCAAAGTTGTTTTTCCGACCAGCCGACTCGCTCGCTGCTTCCTCCCGTCTAAATCTGATACAATGAATTACTTGACGGGAGCGAGCCGCCAAGGTTTGTAGTTTCTAGCAGAGGGGGAGGGGTGGCGGGCACGAGCCTGAGAGCCACACCTGCGCGGGCACGACTTGGTATGAACACTTGTGGAAATGTGTAATGTCGGTGTACTATGTAAGCCATAAACACAGTCTATTTTCACatgtggaattttttttaaaagactttcACTCAGGTTAACGTGTTTAAAAACAGCGTAAGTGTTTCTGTCCAACCAAAAGACTTTTACAAGGGTTTCCAATTACAGGTAATCTAAAATAATCTTACTTAAACCACTACGCGGTGTCCAAAACGACTGACTCCAACATTTCCTTACATCTTAACAGTAACTCGTGTTTTTCCTTAGGTTCCAGCAAATTTTAGCTTTGGGCTGAACAAGTGACAGTGGCCATTACTGTACTGGTCCAGTATAAAATAAATGATAGGGTTATGCCCCTACGGGccaaaatattttaagaacaGAGTTAATTGAACCCAAGTTATAGCCTTAAGGTCCAATTCTAAACAGTGCCTGAGCCAGAGCCTAACAGGAGAAACTATGTGCTTACTGCCCCACCTGGCGGtcaatttaagaaaaaacaagcCAATTCAGACGCAGGGAGACTTAAAGATGTTCCTGTAAATatgagaaacaaaataaatatgttaCACTACAGGTTTTCCTCACTTCTGCCAAATTAATCACACTTTTTACTTTTGTAGGAATTAAGAGGTTAAGTATCAGCCAAGTCCTGCTAATAAATACTCCTGTGTGATAGTAGTATGCCAAGGAGGAAGTGCATCAACAATGATCTTAAAGAAGCAACTGTTTCTCCCCTTCATTCTGGTAAGGGTTATAAATTCATCATTCTACATGAGAAGGATTAGTCActagtggaaaacattcaaaacaGCTGAcagtcttcccaggagtggacgcCACAGCAAATTCACCCATTAAGGTTGGGACTGTGCAATGCTAGCTGCAAAAAACCTAAAAGCTAAATTGAAGATTCTACAGGCCTGATGTGTGACTTATAGTGACATGTAAAAACAGtaactttttcacatgactgtactcTGAGCCCACAAATTCAATGATCGTAGGTCCATAGCAGGGTACCAATTACCACAAGAGTAATACACCATTCACTAACGTTTCATACAATCGCCTTTTATTTCATATTGAGATGAAGAAATATATTTGAAAACCAACAGAAGTCTGTGCAACTGCCACAgtacagagaaagaaagatgtcCTTAGTGTGAACGAGATCTGCTGGAGCAAAAGTAGAGACAGAGAAGGAAAATGGAAGTAatgaaaagcaagaaaaataaacCTTGTGGGTGATCAACTCTGCCAAAAGGAGCGCAACAGTCTCATCTTTCTTAACCATTTTTATCCAAAGCTCATGAAGTTTGGTGTTTCCCAAAACAATGACATTTTTCCTAGGAATATGTTGTCTCACAAAGTGTCTTAAAGACTTGACAACCTTACATGTACAGCATCCCCCAAACACCTGAATGTACCTTACAAGTGATAATCCAGCCATATCAAGCGGTGATTATATTTAATGTCGTTGTTACAACTCTTTTCTCAGCTCCACATttgtaaaaaaacacacatactgGAAAattaagagaagaaaaacaatcagATTAATAGAGGCAATAGTTCTAAAAGAAGTCTTAAATTCTGATGTAACAATACATGAAGCCCTTCAATTACTCGTCTTCCAATTTTATACCTTTTTCATCCATCTCTCATGTGTCTCAAGTCAAGGAGCTTGTTTAAGACCTGAAAAAAATCTAACATAAAATTATGTAACTGGACATCCACTTGGGAAATGATTTGTGAGAATACATTTAAGGATGAATGTAAGGGTTGAATGAaacaagctttaaaaaaagtcaGCATGCCCGGCTGAAGACATGAAACGTGAACggggaaaaaaagacttgaacCAAATTTATGTCGGCCAAATTGCAATGCTAGCATTTCTGCAGAGCCTAAAAGAGAGGCCACTGTAATTTAACAGTGAACAGCACTGACATCATTCATTATGCTCTTCTGCAGTTTTTATAGTTTAACCCAACTGTACAAAGGGAttagacacacagacaggatCTGCCTTCTTCGCTTTAATGACATTTCAAttcaagggggaaaaaaaggaaataaataaaaaacaaaccattGGAAACAGGACTGGAGGTGAGGTTTGGCTGAATGTCAGACTGACGAGACTCAGTCTGAAACCTCAGACTGCCAGCTACAATGCTCCATGGCCTTCAaaccactaaaaaaaaagataaataaataatatagtaCAACTTCACCAAATCACAGAACTTCACAGTTATCTGCAGGCAACCGCATTAGCATGTTTTGCTGCAATGCTGATTTTGTGATGCAAGCTGAATTGGGCAGCCAGTCAAGCTTAACACATACTTTTTAACTGCTGTTTGACTATTTGCGGACTATCTTGCATGTAAAGGGTATGAAAATGACACCATAAAGCTGTAAATTGCACTGCAATTCTATGCAATTATGTACAAAGTTGCCTTGACTGTTTTTATCCGTTGCTACTATGTTTGATGGTAGGGTGCAGTGTGAGGTATCAGACGTCTGACTGCAGCTTCACCTGCTCCACTCTGAAGATCAGTCCCTGTGTCCGTTCATTCACAGAAATAGTAACATTCAAATTAATGTAGAGGCCCAAATCATCCCATGTATACACAGGCTTGCCAAAATATGAGCACAGTgagataaaacaagaaaaaacaggaCAGCACACAGAATTCCATCCCTCTAATATGGCTTATCACTTCCCGTTCAACATCACATCTCATTCCATCAACAGTTTCAATTTATCATGCGGGGCGAAGGTCTGCAGACTACAGGCTATTTTTGCCATTTATTAAAAAGCAAAGAACCCAATTTAATatttcagtgtaaaaaaaaaaaaaaaaaaagtgaaaatttgAGTCCAGACACAGGGTTGACCGTTTTCTCTTAGCTTCAAAGACGTGCTCAGAATCACTCCTGAGCCACAggtaaatattttcatttaggAGGAATTCACTTTGGTTGGCTACATttatttgggggttttttatctttttttttttttattattattattttgaaggTGTGGGGACACAGGAAGTCTCATTATGTTgacaaaacaacattaaaaacaacctattttaatatttattttgaatacaaaaagaaaactataAAATGGAATTACACATGTAAGACCATACTCATTTTTGTAGCTCCCTACTTTCcctaataatataataataatcatctgTAATTTTCTTAAATATCTTTAGGAAAGTAGAGGTAACTCTTAATTCTTAGCAGTTTACCCTAAGCTTTTAGTCTTAATGTTTGGCCTGTTTTCACAGGAAGAATCAGAGACCGAAGGAGGGTGTAAATATAACCTCATGGACTTTTGCACTTCTAATctaaagtgattaaaaaaaaaaaaaaaacatggttcACAGTCCCAGCTAGTTGGAATTTCACTGAAATTACAAGCTTATGATTATGAGTGCAAAAGTATTTTTCTAAAGTACGGTTTCAGTTTGACATCATTGCTAAACAATTCATTTGCTTCAAATGACTCTAATCAAAAAGGACAGGAGGGAAATTGCCAATTCAATGATTTGATTGTTTCCACAACAGCATGCAACAGCTACAGCGATGACTGGCAACACAATCAGTGAACTGATGACCTTTAGGTGTAAATGAAGTTCATGTTTATTTAGATGAAATAATTTAGCTGTCTATCAACAACCCTAGAAAACGATTCACCACGAGCCAGGTCTGGAACTATACATTTAGAGATGGTAATGCTACAAGTCCAAAGGATGTGACTGAGAGACCTGTGCCATGTTGACTACTGACCAGGACAGCAGTCCTCTGTTTGTGGAATAATTTGTCCTCATGGGCCAGTGCCAGAGGTACAACAATTATAAAACTCAAAATCGGTAACTCATAAATCAATAGGATTTTCTTTAAATACCCACTAAGACTATTTGTTTATCCTCTCTTTCACTTTTTCCACGTTTCTAATGGTGCAAATGGATAAAAGCAGCACAGACAATGAACACCTTCCCTTCATTGTAGGCACCCAGATAAAAGAACAGCACTTGCTCACACATTTCAAGCATAATTTCAGATTCTTGAATGCAGAAGTGTAAACAGGTTAGGATCAGGAAAGAAATAAAATCAGCTTGCAAAACAAGAAAATCATCGACAGATCTGTGTGAGTGTAACACCACCAACATGTCTTGTTAGTCcaaaaaagtttaatttttgttgAATTAAATAAGTGACTGAATAGactattggggggggggggtccccACATTTTTgtccactgacaaaaaaaaaaaaaaaaggagggggggAATATGTGGTTTGTATTTCTGCTTGTGATTCCAGAGAGGCATCAGGTGGCAAGTTAACCTGGTCTTGAATTTTTCTTTCACCtggcactttttaaaatcttgatGTTTGGTAACACAGTTCATCAGCAGGGCAGACCCGCAGCAGCTTCTTTCCTGTGGTCCAGCAGTTGGTGCTGAGTAACATACTTTTCATGCTTCCTCCGTTCCACATCTGGTTCTATATTTGGAACCAGTGAACCCAAAGCTAATGTGACTTAGTGCTTCTCGAATCAACACGCTACAGTCTCTCATCGAGAATCGGGAACTCAAACCCAGCCTCTGTCACTGACAGCTTTCCCCACAGCggaaaataaaagaatgaataTGGCTGCTCTGTAAAACttacaaaaaaagaatatcATACAcccatttcattatttatttagaaagcaaaaaaaagaaaaagacacatgGAGCAGTGAACAGATTTCTGCAAGCTGGGATTAAGTCTGGAAAAGAAAGAATTTTTGTGACTTTCTCTCGTTTGTATGCAGGAGCGAGCCAAGAATTTAGTGTTCAGTCTGCCCAACTACACTGAGCATTTACAACCATCGTGTCTCAACTGAAAGCACTGTACAGTCTTTTGGGCTTCACAATGATGCTGACAGAGTTTTAGTGTGCACGGTTGTTTGTATACACTGGTcaaaggggtgtgtgtgtgtgtgtgtgtgtgtgtgtgtgtgtgtgtacgcctAATAGCCGTCACTGAATAAACCTGTATACTAGTCAGGAACTCTGAACACACCAGTATACTTGCCAGTGACCTCAAACAGAGCGTGCATATCTGTACACTTGTGTTCTGTTTGCTATGATCTTGAAGGTGCATCCTCAAAGCTGATGATGCTGGACTCTGGGTGCTGCACTCCGCCTGAGGAAGGTGCTCCGCCACTTTGTGACATCAAGgatgaggaggtggaggagagggAGGCACTGATGGCTCCCCCTGCTGTTCTTGGTGTGGAGGAGGGCTCACGTCCGCCTGGTAGAAGCGGCTGCGTGTCGGTTCTGACCTCATCGTCATCGTCGTCTTCCTCGTCATCCATGCTGGGCCAAGCAGACTGGTCCTCTACGCGTTTTAGACGCTCGTTCAGAGCTTTCAGGGCCAGTTGTCTACAAGTCAGGAACAAAGAGAAATGCTTTGCTTCAATGATTTCAGAGCTCAAAACACTAAACTACTGACATAACTGAAGTGAGTAATGTGTCTCTATGGGATTCTTGTAGAAACTTTTATACGTACACACTGAGAGTCTTTAAAGGTAAAGACTAAAAAACTGATAATGTTGAACAATATTTAAATTcgccaaaataaaaaatacatataaaaaataaGCAACATCTACAAAGTGGGCCCCTGAGGGAGTTCCAATAACTTGGCACCTTGACACCAGTTTTTGTGTCAGGCAACATCAGACTCAACCCAAACACTGCTTTTctaactgtaaaataaaatgtgactatTTGAATGGTgctaaaacaacagaaacattaTGTTTGCACTGCTCTAATCAGAATTACACCAATTTTAACTGGGTGTAATTCTGATTAGACTACTGCATACTGCACTAATCTCACCTTTCCCTGCTCTCAACAAGTACACCTATCGTCTCAAACATATCAGGGAGTCAGTGGGAACGAAAAATTAGAAATTAAGATGATTACATCATTGTGCAATTAAAGCCTCCCAACAACTGTGAAGCTGAACATTAAGAGAAAGACCGAATCTGACGCAAGTGAAAAGCTTTTTACTTGTATCAACTCATTTTCCCAAAGTTGGTGGTTAAGTCAAAAACTACCCCAAATGTACAAAACTACTGCTGACTCTTTGCTCTTCGTTTCTTCCATGGCGCATTACCGCTTATACTAGTTATGCCGAGGTGTGACGCAATAAACAAAGAACAGAGTCACACTGAATTGAGTAGATTGGCCGCTGTCACGACACCCAATCTAGCTTTTTGAGTCAAGATCTGACATGTGAAACTGAATCCATTCATTCctagttatgacaaatcagtaCTTACTAGAGCTACCTCACCAAATTCTCTGTTGTCCTTTAGGATTGCTTTTGTAAGTGGGAGTACCCAAATctaacagtgaaaaaaaataatcctAAATAATGTTTTACTTAACTTTTGCTCAAAAGTCAACTCTAAATTTATCAAAATGTCAAAGAAGTCATTGCTGTTGTGGGGGATTTATTTCTCTCCAAACATGTATCCAAAAAGTTGTAAATGTATAATTCACAATTGTTTGCATATCAACAAAGATATAATCTAAAGTGGTAACAGTAACTTGTTTTAAGATATCTGTGCTTACACACAGACGTCACTGAACACACTGGCAGACTTTGCTATTCTAGACAAAACACACATGCCACACCCAGTCTTTTCTTTGGTTAACTACATAGCTACTAACGACTACTGTAATATtgtaaaaaaactaaataaataactgtatcATGTTAATGATACACGAGTGTTTAAATTAATATGCAATtcttattttgtacatttttctaCAGTTATGATTACGGTCTCTTCCCTTACTTTGTAAATTTGCCAAACAtgacaccaaacacacacaataaagtatattTTGTAGCCATcccattaaaaatgtattattaatgaATGTGTATTGAGAGTTTGACATTTTAAGAGCCATAACTCAAACGTTCTCTTTTAATAGAACGGCATTAGAATGCCATTAGGAACCTATTCGCACCATTTATTTAATGATGCAGGGACTGTTGGAGTGTGGCCTTAACGTGGGCATTTTAGACCAtaatttgaaatataaatagatgaagacaaaaataacattttatacaACACTTTACTGAGACAAACTGAGGCTGGTTGTATTCAATGCTTCACTTTCAGTTTAGAGTATGAGGACATATGTTTACAGATGTAAATATTTAACTCCTTGTTTGTGCTCACTCACCTCCTCCTTTCTGCATCCTGGGGGTCTGTCCCTGGTAAGCTGATGGTGATGGAGGAGGGTGCTCCCACGTCGTATCTCTTTACCATCTTCCTGCACACCTTCATCTTCACCAGGGCAGAGTGGACGAGCCCTGCCAGCAGTCCCACAGCTGGCTGCACTGCCTCTGGGAAGAAACTTGCGAAGGCAAAGTGGTCTGACATGTCGCCGCGGCCCCGGCTGTGCCTCTGGTAGAAGCGCAGGTAGACCCAGCCAGACAGTGCACCATAACTGTATGAGGCCAGGGGAGCGGAGCTGTCAAGCAACCCAGACAGGCGCAATAAAGCCAGGAAGAGGAGGACCAAAGCTGGTGCTGCTTTGAGTCTCACCTGAAAGGAACAGAAAGACTTTAGTTCTAGTGACCAAAATCTTCGAGAAAGCTACCATTTTATAAAAACTTGTTGGCTCGCAGTTCTCACAATCTCTTTAAGTGAGTTAGATTTAGGAATGGAGAAAAACAACTGGTTAGATGCCGGGTAACAAGCAGAAGTCACAGTCAAAGTGTTTCAACAAATGTTTCAACAAAGTTCCTAACATGGTCAACTGAGACCAAGAGAGATTTGAGAAGTGACCCAGTTTCACTCAAACTTGCAACAagcacaaaaagcaaaaatgagGGCAAACTAAGGCAGAATGGCCAAGATGTTTCAGAAACATATTGGGAACATGCCGCTAAAGTGTGTCTCAGCAAGAAAAACTAAAACCTTATCTGGACACAGCTGCTCGGCAGACGAGCAGGAAacctaaaatataaattaaaagacTGCACTGTAGTCCAAATGTCGAAGAAAATCACATGCTTAAAATGGGGAACAGAGGCCAACTGGAGAAAACACTCAACACCTCAGTCTGTAAACTACATGTGCTTACACAGTGAAAAGTTATTACCATATAATGCCAGTAAAAGCAAAAACTGGTGACAAAATGACACTTGGACGAATGAAACCTCTGAAAACGTTTCACATTTGCAACatgatttttaaattaatatacAGATGGCAGAAATATGACAGTTAAAAAAAGTTATGTCCCTCCTCCAGCATAAACTACAAACAGACCACTTTTACAGGCTTTGGGAAGATGACTTACAAGTGTTAGCAAACAGTTAAGGCAATAAATCTGTGATATCTAGTTGACAGAAatctatgttttttttgttttttttttatcacttgaTACAAATGTGCTTGCGTAACCTAAACCCaaccctgtgacagactggtgacctgtcctgGTCAGTCCCCTCACACCCCTGAGTTTGAAAAGTTGaagtggatggatgaatgaataaagCCCAAATAACAGACCTCTGTAAAAGACCTCTGCGGAGGGGGTGCCATAAACTTCTCTATGCAggaaaaaaaggtaaaacacCAAGTCCCCATataatgcaaaaataacacaaaagacagaaagaactgtttttgtgtgtgtgtgtgtgtgtgtgtgtgtgtgtgtgtgtgtgtgttggggcgGGGGGTCGtttattttaaacacaattACAGATACAATCTCATCAAGAATTATCCTGTGTTTGTTCAGACTGTGAAAAGTTGCTCAGTACTCTTTAGCCAACAGTACATCCTGTTCCATGTCTTTTGGCAAAGTGAAAGGTAAGAGAAAGAAACACCTGAATTTTGTATTATAAAACCACAAATGATAACACATATCATACGACGCCAGCAATTTTACACTGTACTCCACCATATACACTTGGTTTTATTCTTCAATATATGCACTCCTATCAAAACCAGAAATTCCAGCTTTCATCCAGTCTAAAAAAGTGATTTTGAGACACTAAATCTTACATATCTACTAATAATTAATCACTGTTGCACATCTAATGGCAAAGCAAGCAGTCTGCAGGTAATACTCCTAAGCTTGTATTAATCCAGATACTTTTAATTCGACATTGACTGGTGTTATATTGATCTGTCACGTCCAAAAAACAGAGAGTTTATTCACATATTCTAGAGACTAGTGGTTAGCTTTCCATTGTTATTTGTGCGCTTGTTAGGGTACATACTCAGTTCATCTTTACACTTTTTTTACTCCTCCCTCTCTTATTAATTAGGCTCACCTGTGGCACTCTGAGCACTGTAGTATCCCCCATGGTCTGCTTCAGCGCCACCAGGACACCTCCCAGGAATCCGGCTGCTCCATGGACACGCACAGCAAACAGGAAGTCCAGGTCAAAGGTAGCCACATAGGTGAGGAGGTAGGAGAAGCCTGCTAACAGGCCTGCAGACACGTTAACCACAGCGAAAAAGATCAGGAGCTCCAAAGCACCCCACAAAGGCTCCAGCAGGCGCCCACAGGCCATTACTGTCCCCACATTGGCTGCCACACCCCAGACGTGCTGCTCCACCACTCCATGGGTTACCAGCGTCCAGACCCAAAAATTGGGTGGAAAAAGGTAGCCCGGGGTCACCCCCAATGCGTATGGAGTGTCGACAGCCCATGATAGCAGgtacagcagtactactaaagCACTTATAGCTTTTACTACTACACTGGTGCTGGCAAGGGCGGCCAGGAAGTGCTGTCGTGCCACAGGCAGGTAACGATTCATTGTGGTCAGTTATGAAGAAGGTCCTCTTTGAGCAACTCGGCccaaaagagtaaaaaaaaaaagcagaactagTTGCCTGTTGTTGTAGCAGTTCTTGAATAACGGAGTGAGGTCAATGATGCCAAGCAGAACAGGAGACACCCGTGGGTCCTGACAGCATCAAAATCCACGCTTCTCTGTGAGCCTTCATCCGGATAATGTCTGTGAAGTGGGCATAGGTAGCTTTAGTAATCAATACATTTAGCTTCTACTCTTCCTACAAACGTTTGTTAGCAATTGTATTAAAACTCATTAAGGGGGTTTGAAGCGTTACAGCTCATCTACCCTTCAAAAGGAACAGTACAGTGGAAAACAACCAAACACGCTGATTCTTACAGTTTAACAAAGTAACAAACTTTGGGCTTCAGTAGATAACATTAGCTGGGACATTTTAATCAAGCTAGCGACCTTCAGTGGGTGTAGACAAAAGTAGGGCAAGCTTACAAATCACCACCAGTTACCAGACAGGTGCTAGGAGCCAAATATGCCAACAATAAGAGAAGCAAAAACAGCCAAGTAGTAATTTCTTAAGAGCAGTCTGGCTGAGCTAGCTTGTAAACACTGATAGCTAAGGTTAGCTGGCTGTCAAATTGAGAATGTATCCAGGTACTTTACTTTATGTCCACTGAAGATCAGAAGAGGTTTCGTGTGAGTGTAAGACAGAACAGCTAGGGCCAGTAAAACCTGGTCGATGAAAAAGCCCACCGAGCCCCAGTTCTTAGTCCTCTGCGCTCTCGGCCCGGGCTAGCCTGAGGGTTTCCCGTCGCTAGCAACAGGCCCTCAAAACAATATTAAAGACCTTACCGGACCAGCGTCAGCTCTCATATAGTTCATAGTCTTTCTCATACGACCCTAGCTTCATTCGtttattttaatgttcttcTCTCCTTTCAAAGCAGGTTGCCAGACAAAATTATGTTACCTTACCAGGAACTTCTCCTCCCAGAAAACACCACTCAGCTAACTGACCTGCGCTGTCTGCCACCGTCATCAACAATCGGTGAAAAAACGCTGTCGCGTAACTTCCGGACAGCATTGCACTCTGGGATACTGAGTTTTTACACAATCATTTCCGTAAAACGAGTCTGTAAATGATGACTTGGCATTTCTTTTGCCTACGGTGAAAACTATTTCATTTAGTTTACATTTACTTATATACGCTATTTAATTTGCACTATATTTTAAGTtcaatatttcacattttttatcCTACCTTTATAGTACTTTTACTTTAACCCTTTGAGGTTCACACCAAGAAAACTGCAATTAAAAATTATTTCTTtgaattttttattcatttacaacaacagtaacaaagaggattttttttcaaacaactCCATAGTTTTTTAAACTTAGGCCTCTACCAAACGATTGAGATTTTCATTCATGGTAAAACTgaatacaaaaaatatttttaaaagcttaACAAAACAGTATTAAACTTCTGTAACTTAGCAGCAGAGTAGACTGAACAGATACAAGAGAGTTGTAGTGCTACAGAACCAACAGCAACTGCAATGTAGAGGCGTTAGATTTCCTTTATTTCTGGTGATATGCAACAGAGCACTGCTGGTGGGCATTCAGGCACAGAAACACTTTGCACTTCTGACATTTCCACCTTGACACTTCCTTTGGACAGAGGTTACACCTGCCTCGGTTGTCAGAGTGAAGTGGCAGCTGTCCCAAGTTGTCATAA contains:
- the tmem115 gene encoding transmembrane protein 115, which gives rise to MNRYLPVARQHFLAALASTSVVVKAISALVVLLYLLSWAVDTPYALGVTPGYLFPPNFWVWTLVTHGVVEQHVWGVAANVGTVMACGRLLEPLWGALELLIFFAVVNVSAGLLAGFSYLLTYVATFDLDFLFAVRVHGAAGFLGGVLVALKQTMGDTTVLRVPQVRLKAAPALVLLFLALLRLSGLLDSSAPLASYSYGALSGWVYLRFYQRHSRGRGDMSDHFAFASFFPEAVQPAVGLLAGLVHSALVKMKVCRKMVKRYDVGAPSSITISLPGTDPQDAERRRQLALKALNERLKRVEDQSAWPSMDDEEDDDDDEVRTDTQPLLPGGREPSSTPRTAGGAISASLSSTSSSLMSQSGGAPSSGGVQHPESSIISFEDAPSRS